A genome region from Panicum virgatum strain AP13 chromosome 4K, P.virgatum_v5, whole genome shotgun sequence includes the following:
- the LOC120704418 gene encoding putative tRNA (cytidine(32)/guanosine(34)-2'-O)-methyltransferase isoform X1, whose product MGKASKDKRDIYYRKAKEEGWRARSAFKLLQIDQEFDIFQGVKRVVDLCAAPGSWSQVLSRNLYVPAKQSPDFKEGDLPLIVAIDLQPMAPIEGVIQVQGDITNARTAEVVIRHFDGCKADLVVCDGAPDVTGLHDMDEFVQSQLILAALTIVTHVLKVGGKFVAKIFRGKDTSLLYCQLKLFFSQVTFAKPKSSRNSSIEAFAVCENYSPPEGFKEEDLYHLLEKVGTPSGADDLDCRSGWLEGPNKVYIPFLACGDLSGYDSDRSYPLPSTEGGSYRSLDPVQPPIAPPYKTALEMKKASSHGASVDTIRPSADS is encoded by the exons ATGGGCAAGGCCTCCAAGGACAAGAGG GACATCTACTACCGGAAGGCCAAGGAGGAAGGATGGAGAGCTCGCAGCGCCTTCAAGCTCCTCCAGATAGACCAGGAGTTCGACATCTTCCAAG GAGTGAAACGTGTGGTTGATCTGTGTGCTGCTCCGGGAAGCTGGAGCCAG GTTTTGAGCCGGAACCTGTATGTACCAGCAAAACAGTCCCCTGATTTCAA GGAAGGTGACCTTCCTCTCATTGTTGCAATTGACTTGCAACCGATGGCCCCGATAGAAGGTGTTATACAAGTGCAGGGAGACATCACTAATGCTCGGACGGCCGAAGTG GTTATTAGACATTTTGATGGATGCAAAGCAGATTTGGTTGTCTGCGATGGTGCTCCTGATG TTACTGGCCTTCATGATATGGACGAATTTGTTCAGTCCCAGCTTATACTTGCG GCACTTACAATCGTGACTCATGTACTCAAAGTTGGTGGAAAATTTGTTGCAAAGATCTTTCGGGGTAAAGATACAAGTCTCTTGTACTGCCAG CTAAAATTGTTCTTCTCACAAGTTACATTTGCGAAGCCAAAAAGTAGCCGGAACTCAAGCATTG AGGCATTTGCAGTTTGTGAGAATTATTCACCTCCTGAAGGGTTTAAGGAGGAAGATCTTTACCACCTGCTAGAAAAAGTGGGGACTCCTTCAGGAGCTGACGATTTAG ATTGCAGAAGCGGATGGCTCGAGGGACCTAACAAGGTCTACATTCCATTTCTGGCCTGCGGGGATCTCAGCGGTTACGACTCAGACCGATCATACCCGCTCCCAAGCACAGAAGGCGGCTCCTACAGGAGCTTGGATCCGGTCCAGCCTCCCATCGCCCCGCCTTACAAAACCGCCCTGGAGATGAAGAAGGCTTCCAGCCACGGTGCTAGTGTAGATACCATCAGACCATCCGCGGACTCTTGA
- the LOC120704418 gene encoding putative tRNA (cytidine(32)/guanosine(34)-2'-O)-methyltransferase isoform X2, which produces MGKASKDKRDIYYRKAKEEGWRARSAFKLLQIDQEFDIFQGVKRVVDLCAAPGSWSQVLSRNLYVPAKQSPDFKEGDLPLIVAIDLQPMAPIEGVIQVQGDITNARTAEVVIRHFDGCKADLVVCDGAPDVTGLHDMDEFVQSQLILAALTIVTHVLKVGGKFVAKIFRGKDTSLLYCQRHLQFVRIIHLLKGLRRKIFTTC; this is translated from the exons ATGGGCAAGGCCTCCAAGGACAAGAGG GACATCTACTACCGGAAGGCCAAGGAGGAAGGATGGAGAGCTCGCAGCGCCTTCAAGCTCCTCCAGATAGACCAGGAGTTCGACATCTTCCAAG GAGTGAAACGTGTGGTTGATCTGTGTGCTGCTCCGGGAAGCTGGAGCCAG GTTTTGAGCCGGAACCTGTATGTACCAGCAAAACAGTCCCCTGATTTCAA GGAAGGTGACCTTCCTCTCATTGTTGCAATTGACTTGCAACCGATGGCCCCGATAGAAGGTGTTATACAAGTGCAGGGAGACATCACTAATGCTCGGACGGCCGAAGTG GTTATTAGACATTTTGATGGATGCAAAGCAGATTTGGTTGTCTGCGATGGTGCTCCTGATG TTACTGGCCTTCATGATATGGACGAATTTGTTCAGTCCCAGCTTATACTTGCG GCACTTACAATCGTGACTCATGTACTCAAAGTTGGTGGAAAATTTGTTGCAAAGATCTTTCGGGGTAAAGATACAAGTCTCTTGTACTGCCAG AGGCATTTGCAGTTTGTGAGAATTATTCACCTCCTGAAGGGTTTAAGGAGGAAGATCTTTACCACCTGCTAG